The stretch of DNA CTGGGCATGGCATGCTCGGCAAGGAACCTTTCGGCATCCAGCGCCGCCATGCAACCGAGCCCCGCCGCAGTCACGGCTTGGCGATAGGTCTCGTCGGTGACGTCGCCAGCCGCGAACACGCCTGGGATATTGGTGGCCGTGGAGCCCGGCGCTGTATCGATATAGCCGGAAGCCCGCAGGCGGAGCTGGCCTTCGAAGAGTTCGGTCGAGGGCTTGTGACCAATGGCGATGAACACGCCATCCGCATCGATCGTCTCCGTTGCCCCGGTCTTGACGTCCCGCAGGCGCACCCCGGCAACACTGCGCGGCTGTTCGCTCCCGAGCACTTCCTCGAGCTCAGAATTCCAGCGCACCCTGATCTTCTCATGGGCAAAGAGCCGGTTCTGCAGAATGCGCTCGGCCCGCAAGCTGTCGCGCCGGTGAACGAGAACGACCTCTGAGGCAAAATTTGTGAGGAACAGCGCTTCCTCAACGGCCGTGTTGCCACCGCCGATCACCACCACCTTCTTGCCCCGGAAGAAGAAGCCGTCGCAGGTGGCGCATGCCGACACACCAAAGCCCTTGAATGCATCCTCGCTCGGCAGGCCCAGCCAGCGGGCCTGGGCGCCGGTGGCGATGATCAGGCTATCGGCCAGATAGGTCCTGCCGGAATCGCCCGTCAGCCGAAATGGCCGGTGGGACAGATCGACCGACACGATATGGTCTGACATGATCTGTGCACCTACGTGCTCGGCTTGCAGGCGCATCTGCTCCATGAGCCATGGCCCCTGGATGACATCCGCAAAGCCTGGATAGTTCTCCACATCTGTCGTGATGGTCAGCTGACCACCCGGCTGAATGCCCTGGATGAGGACCGGTTCAAGCATTGCGCGCGCGGCATAGATTGCCGCTGTATATCCCGCCGGGCCCGATCCCAGAATCACCACTTTCGCATGCGTTGTCGTCATAGCACCATGCTCCCTGCGCGATCAGATGTAAGCTGGTAGGAGAGCCCTGTCCAGTTGCGTCAAGAAAATCGATATCGTTCACACACTTACACCAGTGCACCGCACGGCGGGTGCTCGATTGTCTACCCATGTACTATGCTGCGCGGCAAATCCACCGAATCGCCGGGACTCGAACCATGCGCCGCCAGATAAAGCTCGACAGGGTCGATCGCATCATATTGCGGGAACTGCAGCGCAACGCCCGCATCACCAATGTCGAGCTTGCCAAGCTTGCGGGCATTTCCGCGCCCCCCTGTTTACGGCGGGTGCGTGCGTTGGAGAAAGCTGGCCTGATCAAGGGGTATATCGCCCTTCTGGATGCGAGCGACTTAGGTTTCGAGGTGACCATGTTCGCTGCCATTGGCCTGCACAGCCAGGCCGAGGCTGATTTGCAGGCTTTTGGCGAAAGGATCTCGCGCTCGCCGATCGTGCGCGAGTCCTACATGGTGACCGGCGAGAGCGACTTTCTTCTGAAATGCGTTGCCCGGGATATCGGCGAGGTTCAGTCATTCGTCGCCGAGCTCACGGCTCTTCCCAATGTCGCAAGCGTGAAGACCCGTCTTGTCCTTGACGTCACGAAATATGATCCGGGTGTGCCGGTCGATAGCGGTGATGCTATAGATTAGATAACCTGAATCAAGGGTCAGTATTCAGGATCTAACTCGTTACGAGCGGCAGGAAAAGGCACGATTTGTGCCATAGTTTATGCACTAGTGCACTTCAGCTTGATAAGACTTCGCGCGAAATAAAATTGATCTTCGCGGGAAGGTTGTTTCTCTATTTTATGAGAGGATTGCTATGTCTGATAACTTCATGAACCAGGTTGAAGAGACGAAGGTGGCGGCCCTCAGCGCTGATGGCGAGTGCAGTGATTGTCGCTCGGCGCGTAGCGTCTCGGCTCATGCTCTTCAGGCAGATTCAACGGATTTGCCGCCGGACCAGCCGGTGCCGGAAACGACTGCCGTCACGGACGGGCTGATGGGAATGGCCTAACAACTGGAGATCTGCGAGCGAGGGGCACCGGCTAGCGGCCCTCGCCCTTCGCAGTAAAGCTCCTCCGAACGGGCAGCGCTCTGCCACCTGACGGTGGACAAGGGCGCTGCCCTTGCGGTTGGAAGCTTCCGAAACGTGAAAAGGCATGATCCGCCGGGGAAGGGGTGGCCTATTGCTGAAAGCGCCCGTCTGAGCAAGCGCCTTGGGTCATGCAACGATCCCGCTCGAGATCATGCGCGGACTGAGGCGCAAGCGGCCGCAGCACGCGCCCTTACGCGGGCCGCTTCCGCTTCCCAGCCTGTCTGGATCTGAACGGGCGCGAGGAGAGCTCAGCGATAGCTGATCTTGAGGATTTCGTACGATTTGCCGCCGCCTGGTGTATTGACTTCGACGGTATCACCGACGCTCTTTCCGATCAGCGCCCGCGCGATGGGTGAGGAGATCGAAATCTTGCCCTGCTTCACGTCGGCCTCGAAATCGCCGACGATCTGATAGGCTGCCTCTTCGTCGGTATCCTCGTCCACGACAGTGACCGTGGCACCGAACTTGACCGTATCGCCAGACAGCTTGGTGACGTCGATGACCTCCGCGCGGGACAATTTGTCCTCGAGCTCGGCGACACGGGCCTCCATATAGCTCTGCTGCTCCTTGGCCGCGTGGTACTCTGCGTTTTCCGAGAGATCGCCGTGGGCTCGTGCTTCCTGAATGGCTTGGATGATGCGCGGGCGCTCCACTGTTTTGAGATGCTTGATCTCATCAAGCAGAGCTATATGGCCGCTCGCAGTCATTGGCACCTTTTCCATCGTCATCCGTCCGTCAGTTCGAACCTGTCTGGTGCGACATAGCCGGCACCCAGCTTCCCAATCATTGCATTTGAGGAAATGAGGAGCTCCTACGGTGACTATGCGCAAAATCGCATAGCGACGCAATACGCTCTCCAGCTCACCTCAAGCGTTGGTGAGCTGCCTGCTCGCGCCAACATAGTCTTGAAGGGGGCGCACTTCAAGCGTGCCACTTTTATAGGCGGCAATGCCCTCGGTTGCAGCGATCGCGCCGGCAAGCGTGGTGTAATAGGGCACCTTATGATAGAGCGCCGCACGCCGGATCGATCGGGAATCCTCCAGCGCTTTTGCCCCTTCGGTGGTGTTGAACACGAGATCAACCTCGCCATTCTTGATGGCATCCACGATATGGGGCCGGCCCTCGAGCACCTTGTTCACCTTGGTGCATTCGATGCCGCTTTCCGCAAAGAAGCGCTGCGTTCCACCTGTCGCGATGATCGTGAACCCGAGGGAGACGAGTTTGCGGATCGCGGGCAGGATGAGTGGTTTGTCGCTGTCGCGCACCGACACGAATGCCGTGCCGGTTATGGGCACAGCAGCACCGGAGCCGAGCTGGCTCTTGGCGAATGCGGTGCCATAGTCTTGGTCAAGGCCCATGACCTCGCCGGTCGAGCGCATCTCGGGGCCGAGCACCGTGTCGACCCCGGGAAACCGCGCAAAGGGGAACACAGCTTCCTTGATGGCGATGTGATTGAAGACCGGGGCCTTAATGGCGAAGGCGGCAAGCTTGTCGCCGGCCATGAGCCGCGCGGCGATCTTGGCGATGGGCAACCCGATCACCTTGGCCACGAAAGGCACGGTGCGGCTGGCGCGCGGATTGACTTCGAGAATGTAGATGGTGCCGTCCTTATAGGCATATTGCACATTCATGAGCCCAACCACATTTAGCGCCTGGGCGAGCGCCTTGGTCTGGCTCTCCAGCTCCTCGATCACGGGTTTCGGCAGCGAGTGCGGGGGCAGCGAGCAGGCGCTGTCGCCCGAATGGATGCCGGCCTCCTCGATATGCTCCATGATGCCGCAGACGAACACCTCATTGCCATCGCACAGCGCATCCACATCGATCTCGATCGCATCGCGCAAATAGCTGTCGATGAGCACCGGACTGTCGCCCGAGACCACCACCGCTTCGGTCATGTAGCGCTCGAGCTGCGAGGGCTCATGCACGATTTCCATGGCCCGGCCGCCGAGCACGTAGGAGGGACGGATCACCACGGGATAGCCGATCTCTTCGGCAATCCGACGGGCATCTTCCGCGGACGAGGCGATGCCATTGCGCGGCTGGGCGAGGCCGAGACGCTGAATGAGGTCTTTGAACCGGTCGCGATCCTCCGCCAGATCGATCGCATCGGGAGATGTGCCTAGGATCGGCACGCCTGCAGCTTCGAGCGGCCGCGCCAGCTTCAGCGGCGTCTGCCCGCCGAACTGCACGATGACGCCCTTGAGCCGTCCGGACGTCGTCTCGACC from Rhodoligotrophos sp. CJ14 encodes:
- the trxB gene encoding thioredoxin-disulfide reductase, with the protein product MTTTHAKVVILGSGPAGYTAAIYAARAMLEPVLIQGIQPGGQLTITTDVENYPGFADVIQGPWLMEQMRLQAEHVGAQIMSDHIVSVDLSHRPFRLTGDSGRTYLADSLIIATGAQARWLGLPSEDAFKGFGVSACATCDGFFFRGKKVVVIGGGNTAVEEALFLTNFASEVVLVHRRDSLRAERILQNRLFAHEKIRVRWNSELEEVLGSEQPRSVAGVRLRDVKTGATETIDADGVFIAIGHKPSTELFEGQLRLRASGYIDTAPGSTATNIPGVFAAGDVTDETYRQAVTAAGLGCMAALDAERFLAEHAMPSTAAAAE
- a CDS encoding Lrp/AsnC family transcriptional regulator produces the protein MRRQIKLDRVDRIILRELQRNARITNVELAKLAGISAPPCLRRVRALEKAGLIKGYIALLDASDLGFEVTMFAAIGLHSQAEADLQAFGERISRSPIVRESYMVTGESDFLLKCVARDIGEVQSFVAELTALPNVASVKTRLVLDVTKYDPGVPVDSGDAID
- the greA gene encoding transcription elongation factor GreA, which gives rise to MEKVPMTASGHIALLDEIKHLKTVERPRIIQAIQEARAHGDLSENAEYHAAKEQQSYMEARVAELEDKLSRAEVIDVTKLSGDTVKFGATVTVVDEDTDEEAAYQIVGDFEADVKQGKISISSPIARALIGKSVGDTVEVNTPGGGKSYEILKISYR